The following proteins are co-located in the Acropora palmata chromosome 11, jaAcrPala1.3, whole genome shotgun sequence genome:
- the LOC141859021 gene encoding mediator of RNA polymerase II transcription subunit 11-like: MSQSGDRLKQLEEIEKDVVKVIRSAGETLEELSKDNPSEDRINSTATKFLKSLEGVEKGLTEQIGYLTKVATGQPHEGSTYGAEKNFELLRCWTKSVKDQLVEIRDEGAHDSSK; encoded by the exons ATGTCCCAATCAGGTGATCGCCTAAAGCAGCtggaagaaattgaaaag GATGTCGTGAAGGTCATAAGAAGCGCTGGAGAAACCCTAGAAGAGCTATCAAAAGATAATCCGTCGGAGGACAGAATCAATTCGACAGctaccaaatttttgaaatcGTTAGAG GGAGTGGAGAAAGGTTTAACTGAGCAGATTGGATATCTCACCAAAGTTGCCACAGGTCAACCTCATGAAGGCTCCACCTATGGTGCTGAAAAG AACTTTGAACTGTTACGCTGCTGGACAAAATCAGTTAAAGATCAACTGGTAGAGATTCGTGATGAGGGAGCACATGATTCATCCAAATAA